From the Immundisolibacter sp. genome, the window GCGATGGTGTCGGCCGGGTTCAGCAGGCCGTTCTTGATCCCGACCACCATTTCCAGGTCCGCCAGGCGGTTCAGCAGGCCGTGGTTCAGGGTGATGCCGGCGGTCGGCGTGTTGTAGAGCACGATGCCCAGCGGGCTGTGATCGGACAGGTATTTGTAGAAACCGTACAGGTCGGCGTCCGAGCGCAGCTGGATGACCGGGTTGATGACCTCGATCAGGTGGTAGCCGAGCTGCGCCAGGCGGTGGGCCTTTTCCAGCACCGTGAACGGCGAGGGGTCCAGGATGACCGCGGTCAGCATCATGCGCCCGCGGTTGGCCTGGGCCACGGTTTCGCTGTACTGCCACCACTCGGCGGGGGTCATGTTCCAGGCCTCGGCGGTGTTGCCGCCGGTCATCAGGCCGTACAGCCCGTCGCTGGCCCAGCGGTCGACGTGGCTGGCGAGCATCGGCAGGTCCAGGCTGAAATCGGCCTTGAACGGCGTCGGCACGGCGTTGGTCGACTGGACCATGTGCGTGCGGGCCCATTGTTTGGCTTCGCTGCGGGTGTAGGGAATCATCGGATTGGCCTCCTCGGTGACATTATTTTTGGGCTCGGTCGCGCTGCTGAAGATACCACCGCGCCCTTTACCGGGAGGCGGTTGGCGGGTGATAAACGGCCGTTCGGTACCTTAGCCACGGAGAGACCCTGCGATGACCCACAAAGCCCGCGTCCTGCGCCACGACGATCCGCGCCTGCAAACGGTGATTCCCGGCCAGTTCGAGTTCAAGCACCTGCACGGGCAGGGCTGTTCGGTGGCGCTGTACAAGATGCGCTCGGCGGCCGACCTGCCGACGCAGCTGAACTGCCACGAGGAGGAGGTCACCATCATGCTGTCGGGCGAGTGCAAGCTGCACATCGACGGCGAGGACATCGTCCTGCGGGCCGGCGACACCATCCTGATCCCGTCCTTCAAGGAACACCTGGGCGAGTTCCTGACCGACGAGGTGGTGCTGGTCAGCGTATTCGTGCCGCGGCGCGAGGAATTCGGACCGGAGGGCGATCAGGCGCCGCGGCTGTCGTTTCTGGGCGACGGGGCCTGAGCGTTGCTCGAAGCCGGCATCAGGACACCGTAGGAGCCCGGCTCCGCCGGGCGATCACCGCGCTAGAACTCGTACTCGAGCTTGCCGCGCAGAGACACGTCGGGGCTGGCGGCGTCCAGGCCGAAGGCCAGGCCGGCTTCCCAGTGCAGCTTGCGCCCGATGCCGAGCCGCTCGGTGCCCAGCAGTGCCGGACCCAGGGCCCGCAGATCCTGACCGGCGTGGAATTCCAGCGCCGGCTGCAGGCGCGGCGAGTAGCGGTAGGCGCCCTGCAGGGCCAGGCCGGTTTCCACTTCGTCATGTACGCCGTCCCCCCATTCGTAGCCGAGCGAGGCGTTCACGGTGCCCACGAAGCGTCCCCATTGTCGTTCGCCCAGCAGGGTGGCGGCGAAATCCTGGGCGTCCCGGTCGCGCGCGTGCTCGAACTCGCCCATCAGGCCCCAGTCGGCTGCGTACTGGCCCTGTTCGGTCAGCTGCCAGCGCGCCTCCAGTTCGTAGGCCCTCACCTGCAGGTCCTCGCCGGCCGGTCGATCGGCAATGAGGTACAGCTCGGCAAAGCCGCGCGGGGAAAAACTCTGGCCGTAGCCCAGGCGCCAGGTCTGCCCGTCACCGCGCGTGCGGCCGTTCTGCTCGGACACCAGGCGCAGTTCGAGATCCCGCTCCAGGGGCTGCACGTAGGGGTGATAGACGGTGTCGACCTGGGCGCCGTCGGCGCGCGCCGACGGCGACGCGATCAGGCCGAGCGCTGCCGCCGCGAGGCCGGCCAGCCGCCGCCGGCAAGGTATGTCGTAGGGTGCGTTCATCGGTGCGCTCTCCCGCGCGAATGGCTCGCCATGCTGCCGCCCCGAGCGGCCGCGGTAGCGACGCCCAGCGCCAGCAGAAAACTGGCGCCGTAAAGGCCCACCTGCCAGGGGCCGGGTGTGGCCTCGTAGCCGATCAGGGCGTACAGCAGTTGGCCGAGCAGGCTGTCTTCCGGCAGCCAGGCGGAGCTGTTCCACAGCGGCTGCGATGCCGGCAGCCAGTCGGCCTGCACCAGCAGCATGGTGGCCTGCGACCACATGCCGGCGCCGATCAGGGCCAGCAGCCCGACGGTCAGCGCAAAGGTGACGGCACGCCGGAACGCCAGCAGCAGGTAGTAGAGCAGGGCGCCGATGCTGGCACCGACGCCGATGCCCAGCACCGAACCGATCAGCAGATCCGGCACGGCCCGCGGCCGGCCCATGAAGGCGGAGAAATACAGAAATATCTCCGAGCCCTCGCGGGTGACGGCCAGCGCCACCGCGCCGGCCATGACCCACGGCAGCGCCCGCGCCGGTTCGCGGTAACGGCTCCGCAGCCACAGGCCGATCACGGCCAAGATGAGTGCATACACCAGAATCTGCAGGCCGGCGTTGACCACCTCGTAGCCGACGCCATCGAACCAGGTCGACACCACCCGCAGGCGCGCCCCGTACAGGCCGGCCCCGGCCACGCCGGCCAGCAGGGCCGGCACCAGCCAGCGGGCGCGCAGCGCGGCGCAGCGGCCCGCCACCAGCAGGACACCGACCAGCAGCGAGAACTCCAGCACCTCGCGCAGCACCACCACGACGCTGTCGAGCAACGGCGAGTTCATCGCACCACCAGCCGGCCCTGGGCGGTCTTGGGGTTGAACTCGCCAAAGAACGGGTACTCGCCCGGCGGCAGCGGGCCGACGAAGATGGTCGCCGTCTGGCCGCCCAGGATCACCTTCTCGCGATTCAGCTCCCAGCTCTCGAATTCCTCCGGCGTCGGGTCCAGGTTGTGCACCGCCAGGCGCACCTTGGTGTTGGCCGGAATGGTCAGTTCCGCCGGCTCGAACAGGTGATTGCGGATGCTGATGTCGTAGGTCGGCGGCTGCGCCGCCAGCGGCGCGGCGCCCAGCAGGCAGGCCACCATCGCCAGCACGCGCACGATGCCAGCGGGCCGGCGGCGTGGTGCTTGCCGGCTCACACGTTCCTCCGGGCCGGGAATTCGACGCTCACCGTCAGGCCGGTTTCGAATGGCGAGTCAGCGAAGCGGATCGTCGCGCCGTGCAGGTCGGCCACCAGCCGGGCGATGGACAGCCCAAGGCCGCTGCCGGCAGGGTCGTTGTGGCGCGCGCCAACCCGGCGGTAGAAGCGGTCGAACACGCGCTCGTGCTCCGCCGCCGGCAGGCCGGGACCGGAATCGCTGACCTGCAGCAGCGCCCCGCCGCCGGGCAGCGGGCCGCAGCTGACCCGGATGTGCCCGCCGACCGGCGTGTAGCGGTTGGCGTTCACCAGCAGGTTCTGCAGCAGCGTGGCCAGCGCGAAGCGATCGCCGACCAGGATCTGGCGTTCCCCCTGCAGCCGGACGTCCTGCTGTTTGTGCTCGAACTGCGGGTAGTGCGCGGCGATTTGTTCACGGGCCAGTTCGGTCAGGTCCAGCGGTTCCATGCGCGCCTGGTACTGATCGGGTGCCATGCGGTACAGCAGCAGGATCTGCGCGATCAGGTGTTCCAGGCGGGCGGTGTCGGCATGCAGGCGCAGCAGCACCGGGTCGTCGGCCGGCAGGCGCCCGGCCAGATTGTGCAGGTGGACTTTCAGGGCGGCGATTGGCGTGCGCAGCTCGTGCGCGGCATCGGCGGTCAGGCGCCGCTCGCGGCCGAGCGACTGCTCCAGCCGCTGCAGGAGGCCGTTGACGGCCGACACGATGACCGCCAGTTCCGTCGGCGGCTCGGCAAGCTGCAGCGGCGCCAGGTCGTCGGCGGCCTTGCTGCGCAGCGCGCCGGCCAGGCGCTCCAGCCGCCGCAGGCCGTGGCCGACGATCAGCCAGATCAGCACCGCGCTGACCGGCAGCGCCGCCAGCTGCGCCAGCAGCGACTCGCGCACGACGCTGTCGGCGAGCAGGTAGCGGGCGTCGGCGCGCTGCGCCACCATCACCCAATGCCCGGCCGCCGGCTCGCGGCGGACCAGGATCTGCCAGCGATGGCCGCCGAAATTGTCGGCCCGCAGGCCCGGCTCGAAGGGCGCCATCGGCGTTTGCGGGGCGTTGGCCGAGCGCAGCAGCAAGCGCCCGGCGTCGTCCCAGACCTGGAAACTGACCTCGCTCGACGGCAGCGCCGGTACCGGGTCGCTGGCCTGCGTTTCGGCGGGCAGCAGGGTCGAAATCAGGATGGCGGCGTTGGTCAGCTCGGCATCGAACAGCGCATCGGCGGCCGCCACGCCGGCCCGGTAGCCGTACAGCGCGGCCACGAAGCTGGTCAACGTGATCGCCGACAGCACGGCGATCAGCAGGTAGGAGCGGATCGAGCTCACGGCAGACGCAGGCAGTAGCCGACGCCGCGCACGGTCCTGATCAGGTCCTGGCCGAGCTTGCGGCGCAGATGGTGGATGTGCACCTCCAGCGTGTTGCTGGCCACCTCCTCGTCCCAGCCGTAGAGCTTGCCTTCCAGGGTCTCGCGGGTCAGCACCTTGCCGCTGTTCTCCAGCAGCGCCTTGAGCAGTGCGTACTCGCGGCGCGACAGATCCACCGGCACGCCGGCCTTGTGCACCTGCATGGAGGCGGTGTCCAGTTGCAGGTCGCCGAGCGAGATCAGGCTGCTGCCGGCGCTTCCCAGCCGCCGCCCCAGAGCTCGCACGCGGGCTTCGAGCTCCTGCATCTCGAACGGCTTGGCCAGGTAGTCGTCGGCGCCCAGATCGAGCCCGGTCACCTTGTCGCCGAGCGTGTCGCGGGCGGTCAGCACCAGAATCGGCAGGCGCTGGCCACCGGCGCGCAGGGCGCGCAGCACCTCCAGGCCCTCCATGTCCGGCAGGCCGAGGTCCAGCACGATCAGATCCGGCGGGTCGGTCGCCACCGCGTGCAGGGCATGATCGCCGCGCGTCACGTGATTGACCGCAAAGCCCTTGTTGCGCAGCGCCAGGCTCAGGCCGGCTGCCAGCGAGGCGTCATCTTCCACCAGCAGCAGCCGCACCCGAATGTCCCGTAACTCAGCCCCGACGCGCGCTCATTTTGCGCGCACCTTGGCCAGCAGCTCGGCAATCTCCTTCTGGCGCCCGCGGTCGGCCAGCTCCCGGCCGGGGCGCGGTGCTGCCTTGGCGGCGCGCTGCAGGTAGGTTTCCGCCTCGGCGCGGCGGTCGTGCTCATACAGGAACTGGCCGTAGAAATAGTTGGCGTCGATGCCGTCCGGGTTGATCCGCAGCGCCTCTTGCAGCAGCGACTGCGCCTTCTTTTCGTTGCCGAAACCGACCGGCCAGCCGGGCACCTTGGCGTACAGCGTGCCAAGGCTGGTGTAGGCGGAGCCGTCGAGCGCCGCCGGGTCGAGCTCGATCGCCCGCTCCAGGTCGCGCTTGGCGGCCTTGGCGATACCCAGCGCGCCCAGTCCGCCCTTGGCGCCGGCCAGCGTGGAACGAATGATGCCGGACCAGATCCAGCCCTCGGCACGCTGCGGGTAGCGGACGGTCACCGCCTCGGCGTCCTGCGCCAGCAGCTCCAGGGCGGCCACGCGTGGCTTGTCGCGCAGCTCGTAGTTGGCGACCGCCCAGCGCTGTTGCAGGTCGGCGAGTTCCTCCAGCAGGGCATCGGCGGCCCGCGCCGCGCCGCCGATCAGCAGCAGCCAGGCGGTCAGCGTCCAGGCAATGGGTCGGGACATGGGTTTTCTCCAGGGTTCAGGGGGCAAGAATGCGGCGGATGACCGGCAGCTGACGTGCCAGCGCGCGGTCGAGCAGGCCCGGCAGCAGGCCGTTCAGGAACGCAAACAGCCGCTCCGGGCCGCCGATGCTGGCCCGCGGCCGCTCGCTGCGCAGCTGCCGCAGCAGGGCCTCGGCCACCACGGCGGGGCTGTCGATGCGGTTGCCGAGCGCCGCGTTCAGGGCGTTCACCCGGGCGTCGTTGATGGCCGTGGCGGTGGCCCGCGGCGCCAGGTGCAGCACGCCGACTGTAGTGCCGGTAAGCTCGCGCCGCAGCGCCTCGCTGAAGCCGCGCAGGCCGAACTTGCTCGCGCTGTAGCCGACGAAGCCCGGATAGCCGATGGCGCCGAAAGCCGAGCCGACGTTGACGATCAGGCCGCGCGGCGCCTCCCGCAGCAGCGGCAGCAGCTGCCCGGTGAGCAGCATCGGCGCCAGCAGGTTGGTGGTGACCAGTTCGCTCAGCAGCGCCGGGGCCTGTGCGTCGAACAGCCCGAAGGCGCTGATGCCGGCGTTGTTGATGAGGATGTCGATGCCGTCCGGCAGCGCCGCGCAGCATTGCTGCACGCGCTGGCGGCCCTCGTCGGTGGCAAGGTCCGCGGTGACGGTCAGGTGCTGGTCGCCGAGCCGGGCGGCCAGCACCTGCAGCGCCTGCGCATTGCGACCGACCAGCACCAGGCGCACGCCGGCGCCGGCCAGTGCCTCGGCCATCGCGCTGCCGATGCCACCGGCGGCGCCGGTCAGCACGGCCGTTTTGCCGTTCAGCTCCACGACGCCACCTGCGCCGGTTCGGTTGCCGTGGCCGGTGCCCCCAGGCTGCGGAAGATATCGCCATACAGGCGGTAGAACATGCCGGCGGCGTGGATGATCAGTGCCTGCTCCGCCGGCGCCTCGATGCGGTTCATGAGGCCCTCGAACAGCGCCACGTGGTCCTGGTCCAGGGCGCCGTGGGAGCGCAGGTAGCTGAAGGCGGCGTCCGGCAGGTCGAGTGCCTGCTGCATCGCGCTGGCCGCGTTATGGGCGATGGCGACGCTGGTGCCCTCCAGCACCTGCACCATGCCGAAGAAGCCGAGCGGATTGACGCGCTGCACCATGTCGTAGGCGTAGGCCACCATCAGCTCGGTGGCCGGGCTGGGCGTCGAGCGGCGCACCGCATCGCGGTCGACGCCGCAGGCGACCAGATCGTCCAGCACCCATTCCTCGTGGCCGAATTCCTCGCTGATGTACTCGACCACCGCCGCGCGCAGCCAGGCCTTGTCGTCCGGCAGGCGCGCGCCGACCGCCATCAGCAGCGGCACGGTATGCCGGACGTGGTGGTAGGCCTCGGTCAGGAAGGCGACGTAGTCGGCGCGCCGGATATCGCCCCGCAGGGCGCGCCCGAGGATCGGTGCCGCCAGCAGCTTGGCGCGTTGGGCGGCGGTCCGCTCCTGAAGTTGCTGATAAAAGTTCATTCCGTGCACAGCTCCTGGGTGTGATACAGCGCGGCAATCTGCGCCGCGTAGTGGGCGGCGATGGCGTCCCGCCGCGGGCGGCCGTTGTCGGTCAGCAGGCCATCGGCCGCGGACAGCGGCGCCGGCAGGCGATGCCAGGCGCGGATGCGCGCGTAGTCCGGCAGGCGCGCGTTGACCGCTGCCAGCCAGTCGTCGATGGCCGCAGCGGGCGTGCCGGCGTCGCGCGGCCACAGCAGGGCCACGCAGTGCGGGCGGGCGGACCCGAACAGCACCGCCTGCCCCAGCAGCGGGCCGGCCAGCAGCTCGGCCTCCACCCACTCCGGGCTCAGGTTGCGGCCGAAGCTGGTCACGATCAGGTTGTCGCGTCGGCCCTGGACCTGCACGAAGCCGTCCGCGTCGAGGCCGCCCAGGTCGCCGGTGTGAACCCGCTGCGGGCGCCAGCTTTCCGGCACGCCCAGATAGCCCAGAAAACAGCTGCCGGAAACCGTCAGCTCGCCGTCGCGCACGCCCAGCCGCAGATGCGGCAGCGGCCGGCCGGCAGTGCCGGGCCGGTCGGCTCCGGGGATGTTCAGACTCACCACGGAAGCGCATTCCGACAGCCCGTAGCCTTCGTACACCGGCAGGCCGCCGCGGCGCGCGGCGACCAGCAGCGACACCGGCACCCGCGCGCCACCGACGGCGACGAAGCGCAACGAGCCTGGCGCCCGCCAGCCGCGCTGCATGGCCACAACCAGGGCCTGCAGCAGCTGCGGCACCAAGATCATGCTGTGCGGTCGATGACGGTCGATGGCCGTGGTCAGCGCGGCGGCATCCAGACCGCTGCTGCCCTGCAGGCCAAGCTCGGCCAGGCCCGGCACCACCACGCTGCCGCGCGACAGCAGCGGCGCATAGACGCCGCCGACGTTCTCCAGCAGCGTCGCCAACGGCAGCAGGCACAGGTGGCGCACGCCGGGCAGGGCAATCATGTCGGCCAGGGACTGCGCCACCCGCAGCGGGTGATCGGCGGACAGGCACACGCCCTTGGGCGTGCCGGTCGAGCCGGAGGTGAAGGTGATCTTGGCCGTTCCCGGCGGCACCCGTGCCGGCCCGGGCGACAGGCGCCACAGTGGCAGGCCGGCCAGCTGCCCGGCCGCTTGTGCGGAGCCGGACAGCGGGCTGCCCGGCCAGTCCGCTTGCGCTGCCGCCACGGCGTCGATGCCGGCGGTGGCAAACACATGGGCGAGCTGCTGCGGCGCAAAGAACAACGGCAGCGGCACCAGACACACGCCCGCCAGCTGGCAGGCCAGGTCGATGACGATCCAGGCCGGGCCGTTGTCGGCGCGCAGCGCCAGGGTGCGCACGGCGGCCCGCTGCAGGGTGGCTGCAGCGCCTTCCACGGCCGCCACCAGTTCGTGCGCGGTCAACTCGGATGAACCGTGCACGAGCGGCGCCCTGGGCTGCAGCGCCGCGCGGTGCAGCAGTTCCCGCCACAGTATCGAATGCGGCATCGGCCTCACCACAGCGCGCCGACGACTGCGTCGAGCGCATCCGCGTAGCCGGCAAGCTGCGCCGCCAGCACCGGCTGGCGCCGTATGAGCCGGCAGCCGATGGCCAGATCGCCCACCGTCAGCATGGGTTCGGCGTCGTAATAGCGGCCCCATGCCGCGCGCTCCTGGCCCAGCCGCGCCGGATCGGCAGGGGCCAGCACGCGCAGCGCAAAGCCCATGTCCCGGATCAGCTCGCGCACCTGTCGGGTGGCCGTGAACACGATCCAGCGAAAACCGCCACGATGCAGCGCCTCCACCAGCAGCGTGATCAGCAGGCGGCTGGCGCGCTGGCTGGTGGCCGCCAGGTTGCCGATTTCGACCACGCTGCCGCGCTGCACCGGCTGGCGCATGGCGCTGGCGATCGCGCCCTCGACCGGGCCCTCCAGGTAGCGCTCCAGGAACAGCGCGCCGGCGCCGGCCGGCCGAAAGCCCAGGGCCGAGGCGAAGGTCTCCCCCCGCTGCGCGGCCAGCAGCCAGGGCATGAAGTCGCTGACGCGGGCCTCATGACACTGCGCGTAGCGGCGCGCGATGTAGTCCTCGACGCCGGCACGGGGCCGGTCCTGTGGGTACAGATGCACATCGAACACCGCCGCCGGGCGGCTGCCGACGGCAAGCTCGGCACGGTTCGCGCAACTTTGCATACCGGTGGCTCCTGGCGTGATCGCCTGATAACGCCGGCCACACTAGAACGCGGGGCTTAAGGGCGCCTTAACCGGATTGCCGGTGGATGCAGTGCCGGGCGCCGAGAAATCGCCGATGGGATTCATTCAGGGGCGGCCTTAAGGCTTGCTTAAGCCCCGGCTGCGTAGATTGGCGGCACGCTCCCACCACCCCGCCACAAAAATGACCGCCGCCGTGCCAACCAAGCCACCGTTCTCGGACAAGTATGACCTCGCCCTGGCGCAGGCCTATCAGGAAAAACACCACCGCGGCCTGCGCCGTCGACTGACCACCTGGCGTGAAACCCAACTGGCCGGCCGGGCCCTGAAGCTGGCCGGCAATCCGGAATCGGTGCTCGACATGCCCTGCGGGGCGGGCCGCTTCTGGCCCATGCTGGCCAGTCACCCGACCCGTCGCCTGTTGGCCGGGGACGTCAGTCCGGCCATGCTGCAGATCGCCGCCGGCGCCGCCGAGCCGGCCGTGCTGGCGCGCTTCGAGGTGCTCGCGCAGATGGACGCCTTTGCCTTGGACTTGCCCGATGAGGCCGTGGAGCACGTGCTGTGCATGCGGCTGCTGCACCACATCGCGACCGCCGAAGATCGGTTGCGGATTCTTCGCGAGCTGCACCGGGTGGCGCGCCGCGGCGTGACCGTCAGCCTGTGGGTGGACGGCAACCTGCAGGCCCGTCGCCGGATGCGGCAGGATGCGCGCACCACGCGCGCCGACGGCTATCGCCGGGTGACCAAGCGCGCCGTCATCGAGGCCGAATTGGCCGAGGCCGGCTTCGTGATTCGTCGCCGCCTGGATGTGTTGCCGGGCCTGTCGATGCTGCGCCTGTACGTGCTCGACAAGGTCTGAGCGCATCGCGCGCAATGCGCTCACAGCCGGCTCTGCGCCTGACGCGGACTCGGGCCGCCCATCGCGCCGGCGTGGCCGGCGCCTGAAATTCCCCTCGTTGCTACAGTCGCGGCGCCGGCGGCCGATCACCTGTCGGTATCGGTCGTTCATCCGGGGAGTAATCGCGCATGGCCCGTCTGCTGGGTTTTCTGCTCATTGTTGTGGCGCTGCTGCTGGTCGGATTCTTTCTGATCTACAACCGGCTGGTGACGCTGCGCAACCGCTACCGCAACGCCCACGCGCAGATCGACGTGCAGCTGCTGCGCCGTCACGATCTGGTGCCGAATCTGGTCGAGACGGCCCGCGCCTATCTGCAGCACGAGCGCGCCACGCTGGAGGCGGTGATCGCCGCCCGCGGCGCGGCGGTCGACGCCAGCCAGCGGGCCGCGGCGCAGCCGGACAGTGCCGCGGCGATGGCCGCACTCGGCCAGGCCGAGGCGGCGCTGGGTGGCGCGCTCGGCCGGCTGATGGCGGTGGTGGAGCAGTACCCGGACCTGAAGGCCGACGCCACCATGGCGCGCCTGAGTGAGGAACTGGCGTCCACCGAGAACCGCCTCGCTTTCGCCCGCCAGGCCTACAACGACGCGGTGATGACCTACAACACGGCGCTGGAGGTGTTTCCGAACGTGCTGGTGGCCGGCAGCATGGGCTTTCGGGCGGCCGGCTTCTTCGAACTGGACGACACCGCCGTGCGCGCGCTGCCGCAGGTCAGCTTCCAGGCCGGCCGCTAGCCGACGGCATGGATTTTTTTGCCTACCAGCAGCAGGCGCGCCGCTACAGCGCCCTGCTGCTGGTGCTGTTCACGCTGGCCGTGCTGGGCCTGGTGCTGGCGCTGAACCTGCTGGTGGGCTGGCTGGTGGTGCTCGGCGACCTGCGTCACGACTATCGGCATCTGGCCGACCTGCCGCCGGTCATTTACGGCTGGACCACCGCCATCACGCTGGCCCTGATCGGCGCCGGCACGCTGCGCCGGCTGTGGGAACTGAGCGCCGGCGGTCCGGTGGTGGCGCGCCTGGCCGGTGCCCGCTGGGTGGCGCCGGACGCGACCGACGAGCAACGCCGGCGCCTGCTGAACGTGGCCGAGGAGATCGCCGTGGCCAGCGGCCTTGCCATGCCGCGCATCTACCTGATGCAGGACGAGCCGGGCATCAACGCCTTCGCCGCCGGCCGCGGCCCGGCCGATGCGGTGATCGCGGTCACCCGCGGCTGCCTGGAGCGCCTGGATCGCGACCAGCTGCAGGGCGTTCTGGCGCATGAGTTCAGCCACCTGCTGCACGGCGACGGGCGCCTGAACATGCGCCTGCTCGGCCTGCTGCACGGTCTCACCGCGCCCGGGGCGCTCGGGCTGTGGCTGGTGCATTCGGCCACGCCGTCGCTGAGCAGTCGCGGCCGCCTTGCCCGCGGCGGTTTCCCGGGCCAGCTGCTGGTGGGCGGCCTGCTGGCGGCGGTCGGCTACCTGGGCGTGTTTCTGGCACGGCTGATCCGCGCTGCCGTGTCGCGCCAGCGCGAACACCTGGCCGACGCCGCGGCGGTGCAGTTCACGCGCAATCCGCGCGGCCTGGCCGGCGCGCTGCGCCGGGTGCGCGACGAGGCCGACGGCGCAGCGCTGCGCTCCCGCCAGGCGGAAGCCTTCAGCCACATGCTGTTCGCCACGCCACACCGCACCTGGTTCAGCGCCCTGCTGGCGACCCATCCGCCGCTCGATGAACGCATCGCCCGCATCTACCCGTTGTTCGAGCGGCGCAGCAACCGGGAGCAGGCTCTGGACAACAGCCCCTCACCGGCGCTTGAGCCCGTCACCGTGCCGGCGGCCTCGCTGGCCGGCCGGGTCGGTGAAATCGACCTCGCCAGCCTGGGCTACGCGGCGTCGCTGATTGGCGCCATACCGCCGCCGCTGCGCCAGGCCACGCAGACCGGTACCGGCGCAACGGCCTTGCTGTGCGGCCTGTTGGCCGACCAGGACGAAACGCGCGCGCCGGCCCGGTCGGCCGTGCTGGGACCGGCCGTGGCAGTCTTCGCCGATCAGCTTGGAGCGGCCGCGCGCCGTCTGGGGCCGCGCTTTCGTCTGCCGCTGGTCGATCTGGCGCTGCCGGCCTTGCTGGCGCAGCCGCCGGCATGGCGCCGGAAACTTGTCGATGACCTGCAGGCGCTGGCCGGCGGCGCATCCGGCAACTGGCCGCTGCTGGCCTTGCTGCGCCACCACCTGCTGCCATCGGCGCACACCGGGCGCAGTTCGCAGCCCGAGCCGGACGATGTCCGGGTGGTGCTGCGCACGCTGGCCGACTGCGCCAGCGACGGTGCGCCGGACGCCTACGCCGCCGCCTGCGCGCAGCTCCACCTGCCGGCCCTGCCGATGACGCTCGCGCAATCCGCTTTCGACGGCGCGCTGCAGCGTCTGGCGGGCGCGCCATTGATGCAGCGCCTGCGGC encodes:
- a CDS encoding AMP-binding protein; translation: MPHSILWRELLHRAALQPRAPLVHGSSELTAHELVAAVEGAAATLQRAAVRTLALRADNGPAWIVIDLACQLAGVCLVPLPLFFAPQQLAHVFATAGIDAVAAAQADWPGSPLSGSAQAAGQLAGLPLWRLSPGPARVPPGTAKITFTSGSTGTPKGVCLSADHPLRVAQSLADMIALPGVRHLCLLPLATLLENVGGVYAPLLSRGSVVVPGLAELGLQGSSGLDAAALTTAIDRHRPHSMILVPQLLQALVVAMQRGWRAPGSLRFVAVGGARVPVSLLVAARRGGLPVYEGYGLSECASVVSLNIPGADRPGTAGRPLPHLRLGVRDGELTVSGSCFLGYLGVPESWRPQRVHTGDLGGLDADGFVQVQGRRDNLIVTSFGRNLSPEWVEAELLAGPLLGQAVLFGSARPHCVALLWPRDAGTPAAAIDDWLAAVNARLPDYARIRAWHRLPAPLSAADGLLTDNGRPRRDAIAAHYAAQIAALYHTQELCTE
- a CDS encoding dihydrodipicolinate synthase family protein, whose translation is MIPYTRSEAKQWARTHMVQSTNAVPTPFKADFSLDLPMLASHVDRWASDGLYGLMTGGNTAEAWNMTPAEWWQYSETVAQANRGRMMLTAVILDPSPFTVLEKAHRLAQLGYHLIEVINPVIQLRSDADLYGFYKYLSDHSPLGIVLYNTPTAGITLNHGLLNRLADLEMVVGIKNGLLNPADTIALRKLTGDRMVVTEPMESFYLWDAIVHGGQCLFGTCEYVMFGNKRGTLVKCMELANAGKFDEALPLYRELEPIRDLLNEVFVWNIVRKNQYSLAPIKYWFELLGMPMGPCRPPLEPYADAATKTLIRDTLIKTGVIDAAQAAA
- a CDS encoding cupredoxin domain-containing protein, whose amino-acid sequence is MVACLLGAAPLAAQPPTYDISIRNHLFEPAELTIPANTKVRLAVHNLDPTPEEFESWELNREKVILGGQTATIFVGPLPPGEYPFFGEFNPKTAQGRLVVR
- a CDS encoding iron-containing redox enzyme family protein; translated protein: MNFYQQLQERTAAQRAKLLAAPILGRALRGDIRRADYVAFLTEAYHHVRHTVPLLMAVGARLPDDKAWLRAAVVEYISEEFGHEEWVLDDLVACGVDRDAVRRSTPSPATELMVAYAYDMVQRVNPLGFFGMVQVLEGTSVAIAHNAASAMQQALDLPDAAFSYLRSHGALDQDHVALFEGLMNRIEAPAEQALIIHAAGMFYRLYGDIFRSLGAPATATEPAQVASWS
- a CDS encoding cupin domain-containing protein, with product MTHKARVLRHDDPRLQTVIPGQFEFKHLHGQGCSVALYKMRSAADLPTQLNCHEEEVTIMLSGECKLHIDGEDIVLRAGDTILIPSFKEHLGEFLTDEVVLVSVFVPRREEFGPEGDQAPRLSFLGDGA
- a CDS encoding tetratricopeptide repeat protein, translated to MSRPIAWTLTAWLLLIGGAARAADALLEELADLQQRWAVANYELRDKPRVAALELLAQDAEAVTVRYPQRAEGWIWSGIIRSTLAGAKGGLGALGIAKAAKRDLERAIELDPAALDGSAYTSLGTLYAKVPGWPVGFGNEKKAQSLLQEALRINPDGIDANYFYGQFLYEHDRRAEAETYLQRAAKAAPRPGRELADRGRQKEIAELLAKVRAK
- a CDS encoding SDR family oxidoreductase; this encodes MELNGKTAVLTGAAGGIGSAMAEALAGAGVRLVLVGRNAQALQVLAARLGDQHLTVTADLATDEGRQRVQQCCAALPDGIDILINNAGISAFGLFDAQAPALLSELVTTNLLAPMLLTGQLLPLLREAPRGLIVNVGSAFGAIGYPGFVGYSASKFGLRGFSEALRRELTGTTVGVLHLAPRATATAINDARVNALNAALGNRIDSPAVVAEALLRQLRSERPRASIGGPERLFAFLNGLLPGLLDRALARQLPVIRRILAP
- a CDS encoding FTR1 family protein, with amino-acid sequence MNSPLLDSVVVVLREVLEFSLLVGVLLVAGRCAALRARWLVPALLAGVAGAGLYGARLRVVSTWFDGVGYEVVNAGLQILVYALILAVIGLWLRSRYREPARALPWVMAGAVALAVTREGSEIFLYFSAFMGRPRAVPDLLIGSVLGIGVGASIGALLYYLLLAFRRAVTFALTVGLLALIGAGMWSQATMLLVQADWLPASQPLWNSSAWLPEDSLLGQLLYALIGYEATPGPWQVGLYGASFLLALGVATAAARGGSMASHSRGRAHR
- a CDS encoding ATP-binding protein produces the protein MSSIRSYLLIAVLSAITLTSFVAALYGYRAGVAAADALFDAELTNAAILISTLLPAETQASDPVPALPSSEVSFQVWDDAGRLLLRSANAPQTPMAPFEPGLRADNFGGHRWQILVRREPAAGHWVMVAQRADARYLLADSVVRESLLAQLAALPVSAVLIWLIVGHGLRRLERLAGALRSKAADDLAPLQLAEPPTELAVIVSAVNGLLQRLEQSLGRERRLTADAAHELRTPIAALKVHLHNLAGRLPADDPVLLRLHADTARLEHLIAQILLLYRMAPDQYQARMEPLDLTELAREQIAAHYPQFEHKQQDVRLQGERQILVGDRFALATLLQNLLVNANRYTPVGGHIRVSCGPLPGGGALLQVSDSGPGLPAAEHERVFDRFYRRVGARHNDPAGSGLGLSIARLVADLHGATIRFADSPFETGLTVSVEFPARRNV
- a CDS encoding response regulator, which translates into the protein MRLLLVEDDASLAAGLSLALRNKGFAVNHVTRGDHALHAVATDPPDLIVLDLGLPDMEGLEVLRALRAGGQRLPILVLTARDTLGDKVTGLDLGADDYLAKPFEMQELEARVRALGRRLGSAGSSLISLGDLQLDTASMQVHKAGVPVDLSRREYALLKALLENSGKVLTRETLEGKLYGWDEEVASNTLEVHIHHLRRKLGQDLIRTVRGVGYCLRLP